In Actinomycetota bacterium, the sequence ATACCGAAGGACGTTCGGGAATTAACGCTTGTGGAGTTGAAACAGTAGTTTCGACAGTGAAGCAAGAAAAAGAATGCTTAGTGAACTAAGCAGAAGCCACAGGGCTTGTCCTGTGGAGCGTCACATTGTTGAAAATTTGAAAGCAAATGAGATATATTAATTATATAAAAATTAGAAAAAGCTATAATGGAGGTAAAAAATGAATGAAAATGGAATAGTAATAAAAATAAATGACAATGTTTTAGAACTTGTAAAAGGTGATATTACTGCTCAAAAAACTGATTCAATTGTAAATGCAGCTAATTCAAGACTTGCTCCAGGTGGTGGGGTCGCTGGAGCTATACATAGAGCTGCTGGTTATGAACTTTGGAAGGAGTGTAAAAAATTGGACGGTTGCAGAACAGGAGAGGCTAAAATCACAAAAGGTTATAACCTACCTGCACCTTATGTGATTCATACTGTTGGCCCTGTATATTCCAGCTCAGATGATGATCCCATTCTACTTAAAGCAAGTTATGAAAATAGTTTAAAATTAGCAAAAGAGAAAGATCTTAAAAGCATTTCCTTTCCAGCTTTGAGTACAGGTGCTTTTGGATATCCTAAGAGAGAAGCAGCAGAAATTGCCTTTAATACAATAATGAATTTCCTAAGAAATAATAAAAAACCAAACATTGTAAGATTCGTGCTGTATTCAGAAAGAGATTTTAATATACACAAAGAAGTATTAGAAAATCTGCTAAGTTAGAATAAAAATTATAATATTTCTTATTATTATCCTTTTTTATGATAGTTTTTCTAATATTTCCGCTGAATAAACTATCTCCCAACTTTCACAAAAGCTTTTTCATTCACTTGCTCACGAAGTTTATTCGGTTAAGTGAATTGAGGAGTTAAATTTTATAATTTGAGTACCTTCTTTTTCATAAATTTTGTTTTTTATCATATCCAAAAACTTTTTAGCTGAATCTGTATTATCACAAATACTTGTTATTCCAAGCAGTGACCTTTGCCACAAATCCTTATAGTTAATCTCTTTTATAGATATGTTATTTTTTTTACCTAAAGA encodes:
- a CDS encoding O-acetyl-ADP-ribose deacetylase, encoding MNENGIVIKINDNVLELVKGDITAQKTDSIVNAANSRLAPGGGVAGAIHRAAGYELWKECKKLDGCRTGEAKITKGYNLPAPYVIHTVGPVYSSSDDDPILLKASYENSLKLAKEKDLKSISFPALSTGAFGYPKREAAEIAFNTIMNFLRNNKKPNIVRFVLYSERDFNIHKEVLENLLS
- a CDS encoding DUF503 domain-containing protein, encoding MIIAIVEVDLFLPYCHSLKEKRSIIKSLIDSLGKKNNISIKEINYKDLWQRSLLGITSICDNTDSAKKFLDMIKNKIYEKEGTQIIKFNSSIHLTE